In uncultured delta proteobacterium, the following proteins share a genomic window:
- a CDS encoding conserved hypothetical protein (Evidence 4 : Homologs of previously reported genes of unknown function), protein MYFLSTIFAAAGHVIHTVIWLYTWIIIISAVLSWVNPDPYNPIVRTLRALTEPVLWRARRLLPFLYVNGIDLSPVAVILALQFLDIVLVRSLGYLAMQTMGA, encoded by the coding sequence ATGTATTTTCTGTCCACCATTTTTGCCGCGGCGGGGCACGTCATCCACACGGTCATCTGGCTGTATACGTGGATCATCATTATTTCCGCCGTGCTCTCATGGGTTAACCCCGATCCTTACAACCCCATCGTCCGCACCTTGCGCGCCCTGACGGAACCCGTGCTCTGGCGCGCGCGGCGCCTTCTGCCCTTTTTGTACGTCAACGGCATTGACCTGTCCCCGGTGGCGGTCATTCTGGCCTTGCAGTTTCTCGACATCGTGCTTGTCCGTTCCCTGGGCTATCTCGCGATGCAGACCATGGGCGCCTAG